A genomic region of Gemmatimonadota bacterium contains the following coding sequences:
- the nifS gene encoding cysteine desulfurase NifS: protein MASIYLDHNATTPVRPEVFDAMEPFFRDRFGNASSIHRYGQDARSAVEEARAQVAGLVNGRPGEIYFTSGGTESDNLALKGIAYARRAYGRHIITTNIEHSAVLNSCGFLEREGFEVTYLPVDEYGRVDPGQVADALTGHTILISIMHANNEIGTVQPVEEIGRIARENGVCFHTDAVQSAGKLPVDVEAMHADLLSLSGHKIYGPKGVGAIYIRKGVEIEPMAHGGHHENDVRSGTENTVGIVGIGKAAELAADEREHEYRNLSEMRDTLEVRIRDEIEGIQVNGHPEWRLPGTLNVSFPGAEGESLIMALDLAGIAVSTGSACTSGTIEPSHVLLALGRDPRTALGSVRFSFGRDNTMEEVGHVMSRLPGIVSRLREVATAQVPG from the coding sequence ATGGCGAGCATCTACCTGGACCATAACGCGACCACGCCGGTCAGACCCGAAGTGTTCGATGCCATGGAACCTTTCTTCAGAGACCGGTTCGGCAATGCATCGAGCATCCACCGGTACGGACAGGATGCGCGTTCGGCCGTGGAGGAGGCCCGGGCCCAGGTGGCCGGCCTGGTGAATGGACGGCCCGGCGAAATCTACTTTACAAGCGGCGGCACCGAGTCCGACAACCTGGCGCTCAAAGGCATCGCCTACGCCCGCAGAGCGTACGGCAGGCACATTATCACGACGAACATCGAACATTCGGCCGTACTGAACAGTTGCGGTTTTCTCGAGCGGGAAGGCTTCGAAGTGACCTATCTTCCCGTGGATGAATACGGCCGGGTCGATCCCGGCCAGGTGGCGGACGCCCTGACCGGTCATACGATCCTGATCAGCATCATGCATGCGAACAACGAGATCGGCACGGTCCAGCCCGTGGAGGAAATAGGAAGGATCGCCCGGGAGAACGGCGTGTGCTTTCACACGGACGCGGTACAGTCCGCCGGCAAGCTGCCGGTCGACGTGGAAGCGATGCACGCGGACCTCCTCTCGCTTTCGGGCCACAAGATCTACGGCCCCAAGGGCGTGGGGGCCATCTACATCCGCAAAGGCGTCGAAATCGAACCCATGGCCCACGGCGGCCATCACGAAAATGACGTGCGGTCCGGGACGGAGAACACCGTGGGTATCGTGGGTATCGGCAAGGCTGCTGAACTGGCGGCCGATGAACGGGAACACGAATACCGGAATCTGTCCGAAATGCGCGACACCCTGGAAGTGCGCATCCGGGACGAGATCGAGGGGATTCAGGTAAACGGGCACCCGGAATGGCGTCTGCCCGGCACGTTGAACGTGTCCTTCCCAGGCGCGGAAGGGGAATCGCTGATCATGGCCCTGGATCTCGCGGGTATCGCCGTATCCACGGGCTCGGCCTGCACATCGGGGACCATAGAGCCGTCCCACGTGCTGCTCGCGCTGGGCAGGGACCCGCGCACCGCCCTGGGCTCGGTACGTTTCAGCTTCGGGCGCGACAACACCATGGAGGAGGTCGGCCACGTCATGAGCAGGCTGCCCGGTATTGTGTCCCGCCTCCGCGAAGTCGCCACCGCGCAGGTACCCGGTTGA
- a CDS encoding iron-sulfur cluster assembly scaffold protein produces the protein MYSPAVMDHFHSPRNVGDLPDADGVGNAGNPISGNTIALYLKIADGTVTDAKFRTFGCAASIAASSMVTEWVIGRTTEEAASIENHTIAEALGGLPPTKMHCSAMAADGVRTAIEDYRSRHGESQRD, from the coding sequence ATGTACTCTCCCGCCGTAATGGATCACTTTCACTCGCCCCGCAACGTGGGGGATCTTCCGGACGCGGACGGTGTGGGCAACGCCGGAAATCCCATCAGCGGGAATACCATTGCGTTGTATCTGAAGATCGCGGACGGGACCGTCACGGACGCGAAGTTCAGGACCTTCGGCTGCGCGGCGTCCATCGCGGCAAGCAGCATGGTCACCGAGTGGGTGATCGGCAGGACGACCGAAGAGGCCGCGTCTATCGAAAACCATACGATCGCGGAGGCCCTGGGCGGTCTTCCACCTACCAAGATGCACTGCTCCGCCATGGCCGCGGACGGCGTGCGAACGGCGATTGAGGATTACCGGTCGCGTCATGGCGAGAGCCAGAGAGACTAG
- the mnmA gene encoding tRNA 2-thiouridine(34) synthase MnmA, with translation MMPANANSHIPSGSDTVSEFDPAVNRLPPKGSTVVVAMSGGVDSSVAAAMLKEAGCEVIGVTMHLWDYDRVGGNAQFEHGCCTVEDRNDARVVAGRLGIPYYVVDFREEFERGVISNFVSEYMQGRTPNPCVACNSRVKFGVLLDRATALGADYVATGHYARIVFDESAGGADQTDQTDQAGQAGQAGRYVLKRGIDGNKDQSYALWEMTQEELARTVFPVGMLTKAQTRQAAERLAPRVADKKDSYEICFIQDRGHERFLREWTAKHPVDAEEGLLSIGDPIRPGPIIDTNGHFLGEHRGHPLYTIGQRKGLGLAAGRPVYVVDIQPDTNTIVVGDDEDLLCDRLIADRVNWQSMETPVGEVRGQAKIRYRQEATPAVITPDEPGVALVDFEHPQRAVTPGQSVVFYDGETVLGGGIIRE, from the coding sequence ATGATGCCGGCGAATGCCAATTCGCATATTCCCAGCGGGTCCGATACCGTATCCGAGTTCGATCCGGCCGTCAACCGGCTGCCGCCGAAAGGGTCGACGGTCGTGGTGGCGATGAGCGGCGGCGTGGACAGCTCGGTGGCGGCCGCGATGCTCAAGGAAGCGGGCTGCGAGGTCATCGGCGTCACCATGCACCTGTGGGACTACGACCGCGTGGGCGGCAATGCGCAATTCGAACACGGCTGCTGCACGGTCGAGGACCGCAACGACGCGCGGGTAGTGGCCGGCAGGCTCGGGATACCCTACTACGTGGTGGATTTTCGCGAAGAATTCGAGCGGGGCGTCATATCCAATTTCGTGTCCGAGTACATGCAGGGCCGCACGCCCAATCCCTGCGTGGCCTGCAACAGCCGGGTCAAGTTCGGCGTGCTGCTCGACCGGGCCACGGCGCTCGGCGCAGATTACGTGGCGACCGGGCACTATGCCCGGATTGTCTTCGACGAAAGCGCGGGCGGGGCGGACCAAACGGACCAGACGGACCAGGCGGGCCAGGCGGGCCAGGCGGGCCGCTATGTTCTGAAACGGGGCATCGACGGAAACAAGGACCAATCCTACGCCCTGTGGGAGATGACCCAGGAAGAGCTGGCGCGCACCGTCTTTCCGGTGGGCATGCTCACGAAGGCGCAGACGCGGCAGGCCGCCGAAAGACTCGCTCCGCGGGTGGCCGACAAGAAGGACAGCTACGAGATCTGCTTCATCCAGGACAGGGGCCATGAACGATTCCTCAGGGAGTGGACGGCGAAGCACCCCGTGGATGCGGAAGAAGGGCTGCTGTCCATAGGAGATCCTATCCGGCCGGGACCGATCATAGACACGAATGGCCATTTCCTGGGTGAACACCGGGGACATCCACTTTACACGATCGGACAGCGGAAGGGACTCGGGCTGGCTGCCGGACGTCCGGTGTACGTGGTCGACATCCAGCCCGATACGAATACGATCGTGGTGGGTGACGACGAGGATCTTCTCTGTGACCGGCTCATCGCGGACAGGGTCAACTGGCAGTCCATGGAAACGCCAGTGGGAGAGGTCCGCGGTCAGGCCAAGATCCGGTACCGGCAGGAAGCAACGCCCGCGGTCATCACGCCCGATGAGCCCGGCGTCGCGCTGGTTGACTTCGAGCATCCGCAGCGGGCGGTTACGCCGGGACAGTCCGTCGTCTTCTACGACGGCGAGACGGTTCTCGGAGGCGGCATCATACGCGAATGA
- a CDS encoding peptidase MA family metallohydrolase — translation MHVDKAPQRVLRRLRSWCLGLVSGMLMLLPSLGTGAEESVRIAAGVRFTFEPVDAPFVEHVLGIVREASPHLRATLGLPAADTIHVHIAPTQEAFLTYTPGAIPDWGAGYAVPHRRLVVLRSPRITGTYDGSEELVVHELAHVMLHSALRGVDIPRWLDEGFAMHMAREWGFWDRASLVIAVVSGNLVSLGAIQGVNTFPEHRAQLAYQESALAVQYILRRYGEAGLHTLFDSLRRTGSIDQACFDAFGVSIVGFERDWLAYMERNYGWRMLLGESLSIVIAPLFGVLCLLAYLRIRRRRRATLRQWAREEEVDDWRSDEDDWRRKNEEWTMSRERDD, via the coding sequence ATGCACGTCGACAAGGCGCCCCAGCGCGTGCTGCGCCGTCTTCGGTCCTGGTGCCTCGGGCTGGTCAGCGGCATGCTCATGCTGCTGCCAAGCCTCGGAACCGGCGCGGAAGAGTCCGTGAGAATCGCCGCGGGCGTTCGATTCACCTTTGAGCCCGTCGATGCGCCCTTCGTGGAACACGTACTGGGCATCGTGCGCGAAGCGTCTCCGCATCTGCGCGCCACGCTGGGCCTTCCCGCCGCCGATACCATCCACGTCCATATCGCCCCCACGCAGGAAGCCTTCCTGACCTACACGCCCGGCGCCATCCCCGACTGGGGCGCGGGGTACGCCGTGCCGCACCGCAGGCTTGTGGTGCTGAGGTCGCCCCGGATTACCGGTACGTATGACGGTTCCGAGGAACTCGTGGTGCACGAACTGGCCCACGTGATGCTGCATAGCGCGCTCCGCGGCGTGGATATTCCTCGCTGGCTGGACGAGGGATTCGCGATGCACATGGCGCGGGAATGGGGATTCTGGGACCGGGCATCGCTCGTGATCGCCGTCGTTTCAGGAAACCTGGTCTCCCTGGGGGCGATCCAGGGCGTGAACACGTTTCCCGAGCACCGGGCCCAACTGGCCTATCAGGAAAGCGCCCTCGCCGTGCAGTACATACTCCGGCGCTACGGTGAAGCGGGACTGCACACCCTGTTCGACAGCCTGAGGCGGACCGGCTCCATCGACCAGGCATGCTTCGACGCCTTCGGCGTGAGCATAGTGGGTTTCGAGCGGGACTGGCTGGCGTACATGGAACGCAATTACGGCTGGCGCATGTTGCTCGGCGAAAGCCTGTCCATCGTGATCGCTCCGCTGTTCGGCGTACTTTGTCTTCTTGCCTACCTGCGAATCCGAAGGCGAAGGAGAGCTACGCTACGACAATGGGCGCGTGAAGAAGAAGTGGACGACTGGCGTTCGGACGAAGACGACTGGCGAAGGAAGAATGAAGAATGGACCATGTCCAGGGAGCGGGATGATTAA
- a CDS encoding lysophospholipid acyltransferase family protein has product MKLSHLAEYAGLRLLMLLTRRLSPSRASWVGNRLGDLAFHVIGTRRALVMEHLGRVYGDTGDAGKLRTMSRSVYRQLGRTAVEHARLLAGRATDLRDRLAISGQEHIDYARHRGRGVILVTGHFGYWELLGATVALLGYPITVVAKKLHNPAVNRLMHAGRERLGMAVASMESAPSAIFRALRRNECVGLLADQDAGPGGVFVEFLGLRASTYQGPALFALRTGAPIVPCFIVRSGPEHHRVCFETPIEAIPTGDESADIARTTQAYTDVLARYILDYPDHWFWVHRRWKTPVPADSSHVQ; this is encoded by the coding sequence ATGAAACTTTCGCACCTGGCCGAATACGCGGGCCTCAGGCTGTTGATGCTGCTGACAAGGCGGCTCTCTCCTTCCCGGGCTTCGTGGGTGGGGAACCGGCTGGGAGACCTGGCCTTTCACGTGATCGGCACGAGGAGGGCACTGGTCATGGAGCACCTGGGACGCGTTTACGGAGATACCGGAGACGCCGGGAAGCTCCGGACCATGTCCCGGTCCGTGTACCGCCAACTGGGCCGGACAGCCGTGGAACACGCCCGGCTGCTCGCCGGAAGGGCGACGGACCTGCGGGACCGGCTCGCCATCTCGGGTCAGGAACATATCGATTATGCCCGCCACAGGGGGCGCGGGGTCATTCTGGTCACCGGGCATTTCGGCTACTGGGAGTTGCTCGGCGCAACGGTCGCCTTGCTCGGTTATCCCATTACTGTCGTCGCGAAAAAGCTGCACAACCCCGCCGTCAACCGCCTGATGCACGCGGGGCGCGAGCGACTGGGCATGGCGGTGGCCTCCATGGAATCGGCGCCGTCCGCGATCTTCAGGGCATTGCGCCGCAACGAATGCGTCGGACTGCTCGCAGACCAGGACGCCGGGCCGGGCGGCGTTTTCGTCGAATTCCTGGGATTACGGGCGTCCACCTACCAGGGACCGGCGCTCTTCGCCTTGCGCACAGGGGCTCCTATCGTACCGTGTTTCATCGTTCGTTCCGGTCCGGAACATCACCGGGTCTGCTTCGAAACCCCTATCGAAGCGATTCCGACAGGCGATGAATCGGCCGATATAGCACGGACTACCCAGGCTTACACGGACGTGCTGGCCCGATACATCCTGGATTATCCCGATCACTGGTTCTGGGTACACCGGCGGTGGAAGACCCCGGTGCCCGCCGATTCAAGTCACGTTCAGTAA
- the waaF gene encoding lipopolysaccharide heptosyltransferase II, which yields MSVLVIQTAFVGDVVLSTPLFEAARTRLGADRVGAVVRPETANLLRNNPHIDDIVVYDKKGGQKGPLELLRLAGKLRAASFDTAVIPHRSLRSALLGYLAGAPVRVGFDRNAGKLLLTERVPYRPVHEVERNLSLFASWGVDMDGIHPALYPDDEDRQRADALIRESGLAPSDRICGVSPGSVWATKRWPPDRYAELIRRLAEEHGYRAVLFGSAGDRPLCTGIATESGVEPLNAAGRLTLLQSAALAARCSVFVSNDTGMSHVAAAMNIPVVAVFGPTVPAFGFTPHGEGHQVVETTMDCRPCSAHGGNRCPIGTHDCMRSIAVERVTEAVAIQRGEPETPAVD from the coding sequence TTGAGCGTACTTGTCATACAAACCGCCTTCGTGGGCGACGTCGTGCTGTCCACCCCATTGTTCGAAGCGGCCAGGACGCGGCTGGGCGCCGACCGCGTCGGAGCCGTCGTGCGGCCCGAGACCGCCAACCTGCTGCGAAACAACCCCCACATCGACGACATCGTCGTCTATGACAAGAAAGGCGGGCAAAAAGGCCCCCTGGAACTGCTTCGTCTCGCCGGCAAGTTGCGTGCGGCTTCCTTCGATACGGCGGTTATTCCCCACCGATCGCTCCGAAGCGCACTGCTGGGTTACCTGGCGGGCGCGCCCGTCCGAGTGGGCTTCGATCGAAACGCGGGCAAGCTGCTTCTTACGGAGCGGGTGCCCTACCGACCTGTCCACGAGGTCGAACGAAACCTTTCTCTTTTCGCTTCGTGGGGGGTGGATATGGACGGAATTCACCCCGCCCTTTACCCGGACGATGAGGACCGGCAACGGGCGGATGCGCTGATCAGGGAATCAGGCCTGGCGCCGTCCGACAGGATTTGCGGCGTAAGTCCCGGTTCGGTCTGGGCGACCAAGCGGTGGCCGCCCGACCGGTATGCGGAACTCATCCGCCGCCTCGCGGAAGAACACGGATATCGCGCCGTGCTCTTCGGCAGTGCCGGAGACCGGCCCCTCTGCACGGGAATCGCCACCGAATCCGGCGTCGAGCCGCTGAACGCGGCGGGAAGGCTGACCCTGCTTCAGTCGGCCGCGCTCGCCGCGCGTTGCTCCGTCTTTGTTTCCAACGACACCGGCATGAGCCACGTGGCCGCCGCCATGAACATACCCGTCGTAGCCGTCTTCGGGCCCACGGTTCCCGCCTTTGGCTTCACCCCACATGGAGAAGGGCACCAGGTCGTCGAAACAACCATGGACTGCCGGCCCTGCAGCGCCCATGGCGGAAACCGGTGTCCCATCGGCACCCATGACTGCATGCGCAGTATCGCCGTGGAACGGGTGACAGAGGCCGTGGCCATTCAACGCGGGGAACCTGAAACGCCCGCTGTGGACTAG
- a CDS encoding carbohydrate kinase family protein has protein sequence MRIGIIGLINHDTIFMAGGHQVQDLGGILYNTTVMADLVEDGDRVYPISRIGAECYDAMRAMLDPRPAVNTRGIALSPRGTSRNQIRYDEAMEKVEQLTNHIDPIPLEQIEPFLDLDALLVNFIVGDDITLETMEAIRGSASGLLYLDVHNLCLGIDAEGYRRRRAPEDWRRWIEMFDVVQMNEVEARLLAGAGADAGNDAGNDAGVNAGNETGANAGNQAVAASNGPLENEAVAASSGPLEAEDDFVAFGRSITALGPSVCITTRGALGPVTVYREDDIIKSVVIPSEPVREVVDTTGCGDAFAAGFVTEYLVSKDPARATRLANRVASVNCTVAGLPERGTFASERREL, from the coding sequence ATGCGCATTGGCATCATTGGTCTCATCAACCACGACACCATCTTCATGGCCGGCGGCCACCAGGTTCAGGATCTCGGCGGCATCCTGTACAACACCACCGTAATGGCCGACCTGGTCGAAGACGGCGACCGGGTATATCCCATCAGTCGCATCGGCGCGGAATGCTACGACGCCATGCGCGCCATGCTGGACCCTCGTCCCGCCGTGAACACCCGGGGAATCGCCCTTTCCCCGAGAGGCACCAGCCGAAATCAGATCCGGTACGACGAGGCCATGGAAAAAGTCGAGCAGTTGACGAACCATATCGACCCCATTCCTCTCGAACAGATCGAACCTTTTCTGGACCTCGACGCCCTGCTGGTGAATTTCATCGTCGGGGACGACATCACTCTGGAGACCATGGAAGCCATACGGGGCAGCGCCTCCGGGTTGCTGTACCTGGATGTGCACAACCTCTGTCTGGGCATCGACGCGGAGGGCTACCGGCGAAGGCGGGCACCGGAAGACTGGCGACGATGGATAGAAATGTTCGACGTGGTTCAGATGAACGAAGTGGAGGCGCGTCTGCTGGCCGGCGCGGGTGCCGATGCAGGTAACGATGCGGGTAACGATGCGGGCGTCAACGCGGGCAACGAAACGGGCGCCAACGCGGGCAACCAAGCAGTGGCCGCATCAAATGGGCCGCTGGAGAATGAAGCGGTGGCGGCGTCAAGTGGGCCGCTGGAGGCGGAGGATGATTTTGTCGCCTTCGGACGGTCGATTACCGCGCTTGGTCCCTCGGTATGCATAACCACCCGGGGGGCTCTCGGTCCCGTCACGGTTTATCGCGAGGACGATATTATCAAATCCGTCGTCATTCCCTCGGAGCCGGTCCGGGAAGTCGTCGACACCACCGGCTGCGGGGACGCCTTTGCCGCCGGATTCGTAACCGAATACCTGGTCTCGAAAGACCCCGCACGGGCGACCCGTCTCGCGAACCGGGTCGCAAGCGTGAACTGCACCGTGGCCGGACTGCCGGAGAGGGGAACGTTTGCTTCTGAAAGGAGGGAATTGTGA
- a CDS encoding sigma-54 dependent transcriptional regulator — MGSSGNSDHSSNEQIEHYHEHAAFEPIVHKSDVMKRICSMTFRYARTDMPVLITGETGTGKELIARAVHTASSRADQPFVIVDCAALPETLMGNELFGHERGAYTGADRKQPGLFAAANKGTIFLDEIGELPLNAQAVLLRVLQDGSYRPYGSVRQMNTDVRVIAATNRDLQEAVVQKSFRLDLYHRIGSVVLQMPPLRSRIADIPLLFRHFMKELTPSDVGEMEVSPAVMSRLLRHGWEGNVRELENRLRAAIALASNGQVTVENIFPEEVEGTDRSNEIQSLRTVRTGTTKDTEGQYLENILRETNGNVSKAAEIVGVHRTHLYKLLRIHGISPSQYR; from the coding sequence ATGGGATCATCTGGAAACAGTGACCACAGTTCAAACGAGCAAATTGAGCATTATCACGAACATGCTGCCTTTGAACCGATTGTTCACAAAAGCGACGTTATGAAACGAATTTGTTCGATGACCTTTCGGTATGCACGAACGGATATGCCGGTATTGATAACGGGAGAAACCGGGACCGGGAAAGAACTGATCGCCAGGGCGGTTCATACGGCAAGTAGCCGCGCCGACCAACCCTTTGTCATCGTGGATTGCGCCGCGCTGCCTGAGACGCTGATGGGAAACGAGCTTTTTGGTCACGAAAGGGGCGCCTACACGGGCGCCGACAGGAAGCAGCCGGGCCTGTTTGCCGCTGCGAATAAAGGCACTATCTTCCTCGACGAAATCGGTGAACTGCCTCTGAACGCACAGGCCGTATTACTACGGGTACTACAGGATGGATCGTATCGGCCCTATGGCAGTGTCCGGCAAATGAATACGGACGTTCGAGTAATCGCAGCTACCAATCGCGATCTGCAGGAGGCCGTAGTTCAAAAGTCCTTCCGGCTGGATCTCTACCATCGAATCGGGAGTGTGGTGCTCCAGATGCCTCCGTTGCGGTCGCGTATCGCAGATATACCCTTACTCTTCCGCCACTTCATGAAAGAACTGACGCCTTCCGATGTCGGGGAAATGGAAGTTTCTCCAGCGGTGATGTCCAGATTGCTTCGCCACGGGTGGGAGGGCAACGTAAGAGAACTCGAGAACAGGCTCAGGGCGGCGATTGCGTTGGCGTCGAATGGTCAGGTTACCGTTGAGAATATCTTTCCTGAAGAAGTTGAGGGCACAGACCGAAGTAACGAAATTCAGTCGCTCCGAACTGTCAGAACAGGTACGACAAAGGATACGGAAGGTCAATATCTTGAGAACATTTTAAGGGAAACGAATGGCAACGTATCGAAGGCTGCGGAAATCGTCGGAGTGCATCGCACCCATCTGTATAAACTATTACGTATTCATGGGATATCTCCGTCTCAATATCGGTGA
- a CDS encoding phytanoyl-CoA dioxygenase family protein, with protein MDKNRLSTARGAVSEAGSLQADVERPEAGADKSHLLTDMEIVGFLVNGYHLLEPDLPGGLNEHIAGQLDELDHNPGDAIADVVPELWQVIEHPAVKGALVSLLGEDYEVQGHRHWHCKQPHTGHMSWHQDSTNSRDTRIDRLLGLYYPTDITPEMGPTIIVPGTQFRNAPTDRMATYTNIRGQVPMVLKAGTVALTHYDLWHGTAANRTPLKRHMIKFLFRRVRDNKAPTWNHDPEAMNVPTAWGGKREDPKNVLSFGNPLGVGQSDHYKERQIRWKCWNNLLGVADASDT; from the coding sequence ATGGATAAGAACCGGTTGTCGACGGCACGGGGCGCGGTATCGGAGGCGGGATCGCTACAAGCGGACGTGGAACGGCCAGAAGCAGGAGCGGACAAGTCCCATCTCCTGACAGACATGGAGATAGTCGGCTTTCTCGTGAACGGCTATCACCTGCTAGAACCCGATCTTCCCGGAGGACTCAACGAGCACATCGCCGGCCAGCTGGACGAACTGGACCACAATCCCGGTGACGCCATCGCGGACGTCGTGCCGGAGCTGTGGCAGGTGATCGAACATCCGGCCGTGAAAGGCGCCCTGGTCAGCCTGCTCGGCGAGGACTACGAAGTACAGGGCCACCGCCACTGGCACTGCAAGCAACCGCACACCGGCCACATGTCCTGGCACCAGGACAGCACCAACAGCCGGGATACCCGTATCGACCGGCTCCTCGGGCTGTACTATCCGACGGACATCACCCCGGAGATGGGTCCGACGATCATCGTCCCGGGCACCCAGTTCCGCAACGCGCCGACGGACCGCATGGCCACCTACACCAACATCCGCGGCCAGGTGCCCATGGTACTCAAGGCCGGGACCGTGGCCCTGACCCACTACGACCTCTGGCACGGCACCGCCGCCAACCGTACGCCGCTCAAGCGCCATATGATCAAGTTCCTGTTCAGGCGGGTCCGGGACAACAAGGCGCCGACGTGGAACCACGATCCCGAGGCCATGAACGTACCCACCGCCTGGGGCGGGAAACGGGAAGACCCCAAGAACGTGCTGTCTTTCGGCAACCCGCTCGGCGTCGGACAGAGCGATCACTACAAGGAGCGCCAGATACGGTGGAAATGCTGGAACAACCTGCTGGGAGTCGCCGATGCGTCTGACACTTAG
- a CDS encoding sugar phosphate isomerase/epimerase encodes MRLTLSNHSFEYLDLEGTLALARAMGFRGVDIAGFHDRGRCSLEPDEVGADPQGHADRINRLLDKYELEAVDFFPQFGASLDERSFNSPETAVRRQNSTSFKGIIRFCEDVGIPGFTISPGMHHPDRAFEENLETTAAAMNELTDMAGERDVTVRFEPHVQSVVDTPERTLALLERAPRATVTLDYSHFVMQYIPDERIHPLLAHTDHFHIRAARPGKLQSRLDENTIDFVDIARRLRALDYRRCLSIEFVYMTWYDCNQVDCLTETIFTKDLMQEHVPM; translated from the coding sequence ATGCGTCTGACACTTAGCAACCACTCCTTCGAATACCTCGACCTGGAAGGCACGCTGGCGCTGGCCAGGGCCATGGGTTTCAGGGGCGTGGACATAGCGGGTTTTCACGACCGCGGGCGATGCAGCCTGGAACCGGACGAAGTGGGCGCCGATCCTCAGGGCCACGCGGACCGCATCAACCGGTTGCTGGACAAATACGAACTGGAGGCCGTCGATTTCTTCCCCCAGTTCGGCGCATCCCTCGACGAGCGCTCCTTCAACTCGCCCGAAACGGCAGTGAGGCGGCAGAACAGCACCTCGTTCAAAGGCATCATCCGCTTCTGCGAGGACGTCGGCATTCCGGGATTTACGATCAGTCCGGGCATGCATCACCCGGACCGCGCCTTCGAGGAGAACCTCGAGACTACGGCTGCCGCCATGAACGAACTAACCGATATGGCGGGCGAACGGGACGTCACGGTCCGCTTCGAACCCCACGTCCAGTCCGTCGTCGATACGCCTGAACGGACACTGGCCCTGCTGGAGCGGGCGCCCCGGGCCACAGTCACCCTCGACTATTCCCATTTCGTCATGCAGTACATCCCGGACGAGCGCATCCACCCGCTCCTGGCCCACACCGACCATTTCCACATCCGTGCGGCGCGCCCCGGCAAGCTGCAGTCCAGGCTCGACGAGAACACCATCGATTTCGTCGATATCGCCCGGCGTCTCAGAGCGCTGGATTACCGGCGGTGCCTGTCCATCGAGTTCGTCTACATGACCTGGTACGATTGCAACCAGGTCGATTGCCTGACGGAAACGATCTTCACGAAGGACCTGATGCAGGAGCACGTGCCGATGTAG